GCTCATCTAGTCGGTTATAGCGCCTATCACTTCACTAGAATATTTAAGAAGGCAACAGGAATTTCACCACGCCAATACTTGTCCGCCTTGCGGATAGAATCTGGTAAACAAGCGCTGCTGAAACAACCTTCGTTGCTAACGAAGATTATGCTCTCGATAGGCTTCCGAAGTGCCGGCTCCTTCCATCATCGGTTCAAGCAATTCGTCGGCCTATCACCTAAGAAGTTTGCAGCCACTTCATCTGAATTATTCTCCCATATGAATCAATATGAACACACACCCTTATCATCTGATATATTGCCATCCTCACCACAAATGTGCATTCACTGTCAGCTAGAGACACCACCGGATTTTCGCGGTCTATTATTTATAGGTTTATTTCCACGCCCCATTCCCGATCAGAAACCCATCGTCGGTACTGCGCTCAATATGCGCAATCGCGAATGCATATTTACTGATATCTCACCTGGTACGTATTACATACTTGCAGCAGGTATTCCATGGAGTCGTAATCCTGTTGACTATTTTAAGTTAGATACTTGTTTGCGAGGAAAATTTGATGAACCTGTTGAAGTGACTATTACAACGAAGTTACACGTACAAATCCTATTAAGAGATCCGCTCCCGTATGATCCACCAATCGTCGTTAATTTGCCGCTGTTATTGTTTGAGAAATTTAGCCGAAAGCGAGCAAACTAGAAGACTTTACAAGCTGATTAATCACATATACTTAATCAAATTGACAGAAATCTTCCTGATAAGAGGTGACCAGATGAGTCTAGTATCACAAATCGTCGTAAACAGTAATCTAGATTTGGTATGGAAGGCATGGACTGAAGCGGATCGTCTATCGGAATGGTTTGCACCAGAAGCATTAGTCGAATTGAAGGAAGGCGGGAAATACGAACTTTACTTCGATCCTAGCAACAAGCAATCGATGAGTACCGCTGGCTGTAAAATACTTCGGATAGAAGCACCTCATACACTCGTCTTTGAATGGAAAGGTCCTGATCCGTTCTCTGAAGTCATGAATAAGCCCGCAAATCTAACACAGATTGAGATGAAATTGAAAGCTCTTTCCGATGGTACACTTGTTACGATATGTCATTCGGGATGGACAGAATCTGAACCGTCACAAAACGCTAGAAGCTGGCATGAGCAGGCTTGGGCACAGATGCTTTCAAGTCTTAAGAACAAGTTAGAGGCAGGTCAAGGAATATTGTGCTGTCAATAAATGATCCTATCCCTTATTTGTGCACGTATTCTAACCTATTGGAGGAATAATTATATGCCTAATATCAGTGTTATTTCTATTAACATAGCAGATATGACTGCTGCCATTGATTTCTATTGTAATAAATTAGGATTCGAAATCTCCACCCAATATGATGATTGCCTTGTTAGCTTGAAGCACGAACCTATCCCGATTGTACTCTGTCAAGTGGAGCTCAATACTCAAGTTCAGTATCCAAGAGAATCACAAGTTGTAATTGGACTCCAAGTCGAGGACCTAGTCGCTTCTATTCAGCAATATAAGCTGCTTGGTATCAAAGTGCTATACGATGAACCTCGCGAGTGTCCTCCAGGCATCTATAACGCCATTGAAGATCCGTTTGGCAATGTAATTGAACTGTTGGAATATAGCTAATTAGTATAAACCGTTACTAGCATTTTCGAGTAGCGGTTTCTCTCATTGCTTTCAGACATCAATGCCTGTTCCATCTCCGAACGTGAATTGTGATTTGATACTGCTTCAAAGTAACGATGATTTCACGAAACGGTTCGACATCTCCAAGTGGAAAGCAAATCAAAGTCGCAATAGGGTCGTTTGCTCGCCTTCAATAATTTCGCCGCTGTCACGGAAGCCGAAGCTTTCATAAAGTCTTTTAGCGGGCAAGTTATCAGCCTTATAAGAAATCCAGCAATATTGTGCGGGACCTGCTGGTAAGGTGCGGATAAATTCCAAAATTCTTCTCATGGCTTCTCGACCGTATCCCTGATTCTGGTATCGTTTATCAATCATTAGTCGCAGGATACAATAGCTATCGTTCACGAATGATGGAACTTCATATCCAGTGATTCCATAAGTCAACATCACAAAACCAACCGGCTCTTCATCCGCGTAAATCGCAAACGGAATTGGATGACCACCATTGGTTACAAGGACATAACACGAAGCCATACTTGATAAATTGGACGCAACGAAGCGACGTTGATCATCTGAAACTTCCAGGTTAAAAATGGCACGTCGGTTTTCTAGTGTAATCTTTCTGAGAGTAATCATACTGGGCTTCTCCCTTCATATCTAAATTATTGAGTTTGGATATTATATCATCAATTCCCATGTTTTGTAGCGATAGTCTGCCCACTAGCTAAAAAAGGCTACCGTTCAATCGGTAGCCAGGATGAAGTACTTATGTCTTTTTATTTTCCTAGAAATCCACCTTCAGATTTTATCACTTGCCCCGTGATCCACTGCGAATCATCACTCGCTAAGAAACTAATGCCTCTAGCTGCATCTTCTGGCAAGCCGATTCTTCCAATTGGAAACATAGGCAAAAAGTGAGTTTTCATCTCATCTGTTATCCAGCCGGAATCCGTAGGACCCGGATCAAAACCATTGACTGTGATATGTAGCGGAGCTAAACCAACAGAAAGAGGTTCAATTAATCCGATTAGTGCACCCTTCGTCATTATATAAGCTAGGTTATCAGGGTCAGGCCCTTTAGAAACCATAAAAATAATCCTACCTGGAGTCCCCTTTGAATGATTCTTTTCGAATCTTCTGGCAAATTCAGTACTGAGTAAAACCGTGCCTCGATTGTTCACTACATAATGTTGATC
This Paenibacillus sp. FSL R5-0345 DNA region includes the following protein-coding sequences:
- a CDS encoding AraC family transcriptional regulator, whose protein sequence is MKEMVNVKPTHLPHHSYIHATELAIQYMKEHLDEEVTSEQLAHLVGYSAYHFTRIFKKATGISPRQYLSALRIESGKQALLKQPSLLTKIMLSIGFRSAGSFHHRFKQFVGLSPKKFAATSSELFSHMNQYEHTPLSSDILPSSPQMCIHCQLETPPDFRGLLFIGLFPRPIPDQKPIVGTALNMRNRECIFTDISPGTYYILAAGIPWSRNPVDYFKLDTCLRGKFDEPVEVTITTKLHVQILLRDPLPYDPPIVVNLPLLLFEKFSRKRAN
- a CDS encoding SRPBCC family protein — translated: MSLVSQIVVNSNLDLVWKAWTEADRLSEWFAPEALVELKEGGKYELYFDPSNKQSMSTAGCKILRIEAPHTLVFEWKGPDPFSEVMNKPANLTQIEMKLKALSDGTLVTICHSGWTESEPSQNARSWHEQAWAQMLSSLKNKLEAGQGILCCQ
- a CDS encoding VOC family protein, which encodes MPNISVISINIADMTAAIDFYCNKLGFEISTQYDDCLVSLKHEPIPIVLCQVELNTQVQYPRESQVVIGLQVEDLVASIQQYKLLGIKVLYDEPRECPPGIYNAIEDPFGNVIELLEYS
- a CDS encoding SDR family oxidoreductase, which translates into the protein MNSLNNKIAIVTGASRSTGIGTAICRSLASQGVDIFFTHWHPFDETEGNGGEKEWPEQLCAELKSLGVRASHMEADFANPEISIKIMDQVEESLGKASILINNAAYCVPTNYQNLNITSLDQHYVVNNRGTVLLSTEFARRFEKNHSKGTPGRIIFMVSKGPDPDNLAYIMTKGALIGLIEPLSVGLAPLHITVNGFDPGPTDSGWITDEMKTHFLPMFPIGRIGLPEDAARGISFLASDDSQWITGQVIKSEGGFLGK
- a CDS encoding GNAT family N-acetyltransferase gives rise to the protein MITLRKITLENRRAIFNLEVSDDQRRFVASNLSSMASCYVLVTNGGHPIPFAIYADEEPVGFVMLTYGITGYEVPSFVNDSYCILRLMIDKRYQNQGYGREAMRRILEFIRTLPAGPAQYCWISYKADNLPAKRLYESFGFRDSGEIIEGEQTTLLRL